A stretch of Besnoitia besnoiti strain Bb-Ger1 chromosome III, whole genome shotgun sequence DNA encodes these proteins:
- a CDS encoding putative PP2C (encoded by transcript BESB_044640) yields the protein MPHLQIRRSFRVPGAARVFASLTKRSNASTQKYNAPEWDGNQRFNHESRLCVPAEEVDCEAGGETPPGVQHINRLTGVTNSVEDPSPKSPGSQLQAVAGMAENHSSGVLAATSASALKSESTGPFRDSVEIVQQERSSSSVKGKASIPSAVETDNPSLTVTRPSGKTSYGGESALDAIRPCPTRVAFTVKEQRSLEGIVRRRHTKQGQSRESRRAAAAGKLTSKKERPYQEKARLFLNGEVSAALFVELGIATSCRKGLKKGFFNQDDFFAYQCDEWGLYGVFDGHGPGGHLVANFVQWHLPNIIHEYMITNDPKVALYRAFIRVNAMLKDASEAQKFDSASSGSTASVVLHRREERKLFFAHVGDSRIVLARRNSQGRLVADCVTKDHKPDDPTERARIERNGGEVRRPTGHIPHRVFLKGKNYPGLAMSRSIGDSMGHCAGVTPEPDVSDFDLLEDRDEVVIMCTDGVWEFITPDEVVEIVSRYSIYQADEAAQELSREAWRRWLEQDGHSVDDITVQIIHLFPPAQDKDSRIHAH from the exons ATGCCGCACTTGCAGATTCGCCGGTCTTTCCGGGTCCCAGGTGCTGCTCGCGTTTTTGCCTCATTGACGAAACGGTCGAACGCATCCACTCAGAAGTACAACGCGCCGGAGTGGGACGGAAACCAGAGGTTCAATCATGAATCCCGTCTCTGCGTTCCTGCAGAAGAAGTCGATTGCGAGGCCGGAGGAGAAACTCCTCCCGGGGTGCAGCACATCAATAGACTGACAGGAGTCACGAACAGTGTAGAGGATCCGTCTCCCAAGAGCCCGGGCTCACAGCTGCAGGCTGTCGCAGGAATGGCAGAAAATCACTCAAGCGGAGTTTTGGCGGCGACATCTGCGTCGGCTTTAAAAAGTGAATCAACGGGTCCATTCAGAGATTCTGTAGAAATTGTGCAGCAGGAAcgttcttcctcctcagtCAAGGGGAAAGCAAGTATTCCATCTGCAGTTGAGACCGACAACCCGTCATTGACGGTAACGCGGCCATCAGGAAAAACTTCATATGGAGGCGAAAGTGCACTTGACGCAATTCGACCATGCCCTACGCGGGTGGCATTCACAGTAAAAGAGCAACGCAGTTTAGAAGGAATTGTCAGACGGAGGCACACAAAGCAGGGACAGTCGCGTGAatctcgccgcgctgcggcggcggggaaaCTGACTAGTAAGAAAGAACGCCCTTATCAGGAGAAGGCTCGTCTTTTCTTGAATGGCGAAGTGTCTGCGGCACTGTTCGTGGAGCTTGGGATCGCGACTTCGTGTAGGAAAGGTTTGAAGAAGGGTTTTTTTAACCAGGATGACTTTTTTGCATATCAATGTGACGAGTGGGGCTTGTACGGCGTGTTCGATGGGCACGGTCCTGGAGGGCATCTGGTGGCAAATTTCGTTCAGTGGCACCTACCAAATATTATACACGAATACATGATCACGAATGATCCTAAAGTGGCACTTTATCGGGCGTTTATTCGAGTGAACGCCATGTTGAAGGACGCCTCTGAGGCTCAGAAATTCGACAGCGCATCAAGTGGGTCAACGGCATCTGTCGTTTTGCACCGAAGAGAGGAGCGCaagctcttcttcgcccaTGTAGGGGATTCAAGGATTGTACTAGCCAGACGGAACTCTCAGGGGCGACTAGTTGCAGACTGTGTGACGAAGGATCATAAACCGGACGATCCGACAGAACGGGCGAGGATCGAGAGGAACGGAGGAGAGGTTCGGCGCCCTACAGGTCACATTCCTCACCGGGTTTTCTTAAAAGGCAAGAACTATCCGGGGCTTGCCATGTCAAG ATCTATCGGCGACTCCATGGGTCACTGCGCCGGGGTTACGCCAGAGCCCGATGTGTCCGATTTCGACCTGCTCGAGGATCGTGACGAAGTGGTGATAATGTGTACGGACGGAGTATGGGAGTTCATAACCCCTGACGAAGTCGTAGAGATAGTCAGCCGCTATAGCATATACCAG GCAGACGAGGCTGCTCAAGAGCTCAGTCGGGAAGCATGGAGACGATGGCTGGAACAGGACGGACATTCGGTGGATGACATTACAGTTCAGATTATTCATCTCTTCCCTCCAGCCCAGGACAAGGACTCGCGCATACATGCGCATTAG
- a CDS encoding hypothetical protein (encoded by transcript BESB_044660) codes for MEIRDHAPSLPSAFVRLLGRPVRGASASVLTALIEQLSKDLEFRTLSEEGFEFTKEDNADGAETDGVSSRPLAASQASPLASCSAALETGRSAGEGDWRCRASCRRAVLSSEFMSQVRGHLDACATADSSSEQKLELAGARLAWSFLLLQAVSVFWESEKESTPQWTPGPCVGDLLGGRPASVEASGEAAVSVPLETRPEEEVALSAGTVDVELVLSGLISGLEAVLTCPSASSVQRCTCVQMLKRLRGVICKHMSDGRPDRWGSSTTPPTSALTPSTTAAGMLAEQTSEDFHSRVLRRLARSIFFVKTPSLICSVAHFVDAAARPPPGEGVVCMLSSPARMPQDVVHSRQSEVEQIEAYRRGLVGSLKLILSVVTDEAGVPGVLPYAPPTENVDAELLERILFICTPPSMLWQPEGSPRSADAERRYERLLPSRLRGYELVFGDRAEMVRASNVASRSALTPSQQSISPERAIRDATSAVAALVEALLAPLQTPTKECELATTEESLPVAKAWQNPAVVSLGADIRQKLRHAVSPSEAHSTMAGTHHQPSLSENSHTRLICKTCSLLLSCKKLPPSFDGSTGKSRRQLLPLAVAVDVASAQTGIPADSFRDKISGAKCLPHGLSDENVVRHSATVMRGAAEPGITRHAKNHDFEADTHLGDTSAMLLCFMVARVFLNLLRSLAVHEADEYSRLTVPILLRLVDIPQPHIRRIGWTCFCLASKLLSPSDAAAFRPPLLRAIHDAFPVCNEVPGCVDQYLSAAMSAFEALFPDPTDNEFLTELQFVTNMCLVTLSREPSCLASCLRHFQGIVKRARSAVTYISAELMKLGIRAVESHSPVAVIEGVALLRELLAALGNHGICFFQDVLCRLVMIYITYISPVTTNQDHCHCFTTRGSKGNVLATTGTQSDRFMCSLS; via the exons ATGGAGATTAGAGATCATGCGCCGTCTTTGCCCTCAGCATTCGTTCGGCTGCTGGGTAGGCCTGTGCGAGGTGCTTCGGCGAGTGTGCTGACAGCTCTAATCGAGCAGTTGTCCAAAGACCTTGAGTTTCGTACTCTTTCTGAAGAAGGTTTTGAGTTCACGAAAGAGGACAACGCGGACGGGGCGGAAACCGATGGGGTCTCCTCAcgtccgctggcggcgtctcAGGCTTCTCCGCTGGCGTCCTGCTCAGCTGCCCTGGAAACCGGGCGGTCTGCGGGAGAGGGGGACTGGCGTTGCCGAGCTTCGTGCAGACGCGCAGTTCTCTCCTCGGAGTTCATGTCCCAAGTCAGGGGGCACTTGGATGCCTGCGCCACTGCGGATTCATCTTCTGAGCAGAAGCTTGAACTTGCCGGGGCCCGGCTCGCGTGgagttttcttctgcttcaggCGGTCTCCGTTTTCTGGGAGAGTGAGAAGGAAAGCACTCCGCAATGGACGCCGGGGCCGTGCGTAGGGGACTTGCTCGGAGGTCGACCTGCAAGCGTGGAAGCTTCTGGAGAGGCAGCTGTTTCTGTGCCGCTGGAAACGCGTCCAGAAGAGGAGGTGGCATTGTCTGCAGGGACCGTGGACGTTGAACTGGTACTGAGTG GTCTTATATCTGGACTTGAAGCTGTATTGACTTGCCCTTCCGCAAGCAGCGTACAACGCTGCACGTGCGTGCAAATGCTAAAGCGACTGCGTGGCGTCATTTGCAAGCACATGTCAGACGGAAGACCTGACAGATGGGGTTCGTCTACCACTCCGCCCACTTCCGCGTTGACCCCTAGCACGACCGCCGCGGGCATGCTGGCTGAACAGACTAGTGAAGACTTTCATTCAcgcgtgctgcgccgctTGGCTCGTTCTATTTTCTTTGTGAAGACTCCATCTCTTATCTGCAGCGTAGCCCATTTTGTTgatgctgctgcgcggccgccgcccggcgAGGGGGTAGTGTGCATGTTGAGCTCGCCTGCTCGGATGCCGCAGGACGTCGTGCATTCGAGACAGAGTGAGGTTGAGCAAATAGAGGCGTACCGGCGGGGCTTGGTCGGCAGTTTGAAACTGATTCTCTCGGTAGTTACCGATGAAGCCGGGGTTCCGGGGGTTCTGCCATATGCGCCCCCGACTGAAAACGTTGACGCAGAGCTCTTGGAACGGATTCTTTTCATTTGTACGCCGCCATCCATGCTGTGGCAACCAGAAGGCTCGCCACGGtcagcggacgcggagaggcgctaCGAGCGCTTGTTACCCTCGCGCTTGAGGGGGTACGAACTTGTATTTGGTGACAGAGCGGAAATGGTTCGCGCTTCAAACGTGGCATCTCGCAGCGCGTTGACCCCGAGCCAGCAAAGCATCAGCCCAGAACGTGCCATTCGGGACGCCACGTCGGCTGTGGCTGCTCTAGTCGAA GCTCTGCTTGCCCCGCTCCAAACTCCTACAAAAGAATGTGAATTGGCGACCACCGAGGAGAGTCTCCCCGTCGCGAAGGCGTGGCAGAATCCAGCAGTCGTCTCCTTGGGTGCTG ATATTCGTCAAAAGCTGCGACACGCCGTCAGCCCATCGGAGGCCCATTCAACTATGGCAGGGACCCATCATCAGCCCTCCTTGTCGGAGAATAGCCATACGCGGTTGATCTGTAAAACTTGCTCTCTGCTCCTGAGCTGCAAGAAGCTGCCTCCGTCGTTCGATGGATCGACGGGGAAGAGCAGGAGACAGTTGCTGCCCCTTgcggtcgccgtcgacgtcgcctcggcgcagaCAGGGATCCCGGCAGATTCGTTTCGAGACAAAATCTCTG GAGCCAAATGCCTTCCACACGGTCTATCCGACGAGAACGTCGTCCGCCATTCGGCTACTGTTATGCGCGGTGCAGCGGAGCCGGGAATAACGCGGCATGCTAAAAACCATGATTTCGAGGCTGACACCCATCTTGGAGATACGAGCGCAATGCTTCTTTGCTTCATGGTTGCGCGGGTCTTCCTAAATCTTCTACGTTCATTAGCG GTTCATGAGGCGGATGAGTATTCGAGATTGACGGTGCCGATTCTTTTGCGCCTTGTTGACATACCACAGC CTCACATCCGCCGCATAGGATGGACATGTTTCTGCCTTGCCAGCAAGCTCTTGTCTCCATCAG ATGCGGCGGCGTTCCGTCCTCCCTTGCTGCGG GCGATTCACGATGCCTTTCCCGTCTGTAACGAAGTTCCTGGCTGCGTCGATCAGTATCTGTCTGCGGCCATGTCAGCTTTCGAGGCCCTGTTCCCCGACCCCACAGACAATGAGTTTTTGACGGA GCTGCAGTTTGTGACCAACATGTGCCTCGTCACGCTCAGTCGGGAGCCTTCATGCCTTGCAAGCTGCCTCCGACATTTCCAGGGCATTGTTAAGCGCGCAAGAAGTGCGGTGACCTATATATCTGCGGAGTTGATGAAGCTTGGAATACGAGCCGTAGAATCGCATTCTCCGGTTGCAGTTATCGAAG GTGTAGCGCTACTTCGAGAGCTGCTGGCTGCGCTCGGCAACCACGGTATTTGCTTTTTCCAAGATGTTCTGTGCCGACTTGTCATGATTTATATCACGTATATCTCCCCGGTGACAACCAACCAAGATCACTGCCACTGTTTTACGACGCGCGGCAGCAAAGGGAACGTCCTCGCAACTACAGGCACACAGAG TGATCGCTTCATGTGCTCACTGTCTTGA
- a CDS encoding 3'5'-cyclic nucleotide phosphodiesterase domain-containing protein (encoded by transcript BESB_044630): MAEHRSSGGKLEAPANAAATLSPHTESLSRNIKGSSSFRGRTGAASMESTSPNLAPGVSKGASAAPADGLSGEAPTQLKSILINRQARNPADGKDEQGTRLLKLPAEGDDDAITGQSLASGPMPSQFVRKRRGIRECWDRLINFMMPLWENEVNFVLKEEAERQAFTENGLRPIRSKTAPFATKCEPMPRHDRLLKNKSYLANTMKMQETAGTTVKSVGSVASAASSLTSTLQVKRRPLRTSMSFCGLRFRDKRMEEEFVFNNNRLFKYRNAFAGFLCFISCLANYIILSLSTTTGVILYGSVPAVVGFHVLVNSSFVVIVWFMFVYRMPFFRNYQEQTSYLVALSAYGVVFVYAVLAKIDLYWGDVWQHIGQDFLPNTLLFYKNPEYPHVNDTNDPRFVIYILLNEFMLSAVCDSYYFVITHIFDSILPSRSRYVLVYQTILISMSYLVTLLGACRYPLLLYPAFIRLNAMLTCYVVGLAGEFMAEVQRRGLFFEWYMMRKKLNEVQREKKKAKRKHATSALDDLRATITEIRNVLLQAKIRCKEYDVSAEINQVLELVEDALKVLANSWNLYSVQVDESLQQEGFIKAMDVEPRVKRICLVSGPQGSTRTIVKSLRETAASCSRSMEVPLAVSIDEVKPTMDLLPVVGVDFSYDILRFSKACPDSVLLEVGYAMLSRPVADWGCDDTVLREFLHTVESLYRDNPYHSAIHGAMVAHSVGCLLRGLGVYREMNSVATTSCAVAALCHDIGHPGRNNNFFVASGAPLAVLYNDKAVLENFHSALAFRILGRPECNVFAYLTDAEFKDVRANMIDLILATDMKTHFDFLSRFRNRRQAPGFNFHKVPEDQWLVAEICIRASDLGHAMVEWDQHFEWASRVVTEFYLQGDQERRMGLHISPLCDREDHSSFAKCQQGFLGYVVKPLLLELAECDLSQRITPQLTTNIDRNMKRWEAFTNQEITVVLSAAAMKYDMKYQEVDASVDVSLLTAKDISGLDKSEDDNSQGPNGHHKSLDNLKSSESDGGPRRGASSSSATDDDDRTLKLQQQLLQQQQDFEIQQQNLMKQIIERQEQNAALEEQLERHRCELARQQSEMRRQEKAIERFKMEEMKAQPFNESSFLKRLSGSRRKTIIGAITANGLFGDADDGELDSEDGF, from the exons ATGGCGGAGCACCGGTCGTCGGGGGGGAAACTAGAGGCCCCCGCCAatgccgcggcgacgctttCACCCCACACGGAGTCGTTATCGAGGAACATTAAGGGGAGCAGTTCCTTCCGCGGTCGCACAGGCGCGGCCAGCATGGAATCAACTTCTCCAAATTTGGCACCCGGCGTCAGCAaaggcgcgtccgccgcgccggctgaCGGCTTGAGTGGTGAAGCGCCTACGCAGCTGAAATCCATTCTCATCAACCGTCAGGCGAGGAACCCTGCAGATGGCAAGGATGAACAGGGCACGCGCCTACTGAAGCTTcctgcagagggagacgacgacgcgatCACGGGGCAGAGTTTGGCTTCTGGGCCAATGCCCTCGCAGTTCGTGCGCAAGCGACGGGGTATCAGAGAGTGTTGGGATCGGTTGATTAACTTCATGATGCCCCTGTGGGAGAACGAGGTCAACTTCGTTTTgaaggaggaagccgagAGGCAAGCCTTTACCGAGAATGGCTTGCGACCAATTCGATCCAAGACGGCCCCTTTTGCAACAAAGTGTGAGCCGATGCCCAGACATGATCGCTTGCTGAAGAACAAGAGTTACCTAGCAAATA cgatgAAAATGCAGGAGACAGCGGGGACCACAGTAAAGAGTGTCGGATCGGTGGCGTCAGCAGCGTCATCTCTGACGAGTACTCTGCAGGTGAAACGGCGGCCACTACGCACGAGTATGAGCTTTTGTGGTCTTCGATTTCGGGACAAGAGGATGGAAGAGGAGTTCGTGTTCAACAACAATCGGTTGTTCAAATATAGGAATGCCTTTGCAGGCTTCCTTTGCTTTATTTCCTGTCTTGCCAACTATATTATTCTGTCGCTCTCTACAACAACTGGCGTCATCCTCTACGGATCAGTTCCAGCCGTCGTCGGTTTTCATGTCTTGGTCAATTCTTCCTTCGTCGTGATTGTTTGGTTCATGTTCGTCTATCGCATGCCATTTTTCCGCAATTATCAGGAACAGACGTCATACCTTGTCGCCTTATCGGCATATGGCGTAGTCTTCGTGTACGCAGTACTTGCGAAAATTGACCTTTACTGGGGAGATGTTTGGCAACATATTGGACAGGATTTTCTTCCTAACACCCTGCTGTTCTACAAGAATCCCGAGTATCCTCATGTGAATGATACCAATGATCCCCGTTTCGTTATTTATATATTGCTGAATGAATTCATGTTGAGTGCCGTCTGCGATTCTTATTACTTCGTCATTACTCATATCTTTGATTCCATCTTGCCGTCAAGGAGTCGGTATGTTCTAGTATATCAAACGATCCTCATCAGCATGAGCTATCTCGTCACCTTGCTCGGCGCATGTAGATATCCCTTACTGCTCTACCCGGC GTTCATAAGGCTAAATGCTATGCTAACGTGCTACGTGGTCGGCCTGGCGGGCGAGTTCATGGCTGAGGTACAGCGCCGCGGTCTGTTCTTCGAGTGGTAT ATGATGAGGAAGAAACTAAACGAGGTTcaacgcgagaaaaaaaaggcaaAAAGGAAGCACGCGACAAGTGCACTGGATGATTTGCGCGCCACTATCACTGAG ATACGAAACGTTCTTCTACAAGCCAAGATCCGGTGTAAGGAATACGATGTGTCCGCTGAGATCAACCAAGTCCTGGAGCTTGTGGAGGACGCCTTGAAGGTTCTCGCGAACTCGTGGAACTTGTATTCGGTCCAGGTGGACGAGTCCCTGCAGCAAGAA GGATTCATCAAAGCGATGGACGTGGAGCCGAGGGTCAAAAGAATATGCCTTGTTTCTGGGCCGCAAGGCTCGACGCGGACAATAGTCAAGAGCCTGCGAGAGACGGCTGCCTCTTGTTCTCGCTCAATGGAAGTCCCGCTAG CTGTCTCTATAGACGAAGTCAAACCG ACCATGGACCTTCTTCCGGTTGTCGGCGTCGACTTCAGCTACGACATCCTGCGC TTCAGCAAAGCGTGTCCTGACTCCGTTCTTCTCGAGGTCGGCTACGCCATGCTGAGTCGACCCGTCGCTGACTGGGGGTGTGACGATACGGTTCTTCGGGAGTTTCTACACACAGTCGAAAGCCTCTATCGTGATAACCCATATCACAGCGCAATTCATGGCGCAATG GTTGCCCATTCAGTGGGTTGTCTTCTGCGAGGCCTGGGAGTCTATCGCGA GATGAACTCTGTGGCCACAACTTCCTGTGCAGTGGCTGCGCTGTGCCACGACATCGGCCATCCGGGAAGGAACAACAatttcttcgtcgcctctggcgcgccgctg GCGGTGCTCTACAACGACAAAGCCGTTCTGGAGAACTTCCACTCCGCTCTCGCGTTCCGCATCCTTGGCAGGCCCGAGTGTAATGTCTTCGCCTATCTCACTGATGCC GAATTCAAGGATGTCCGCGCGAATATGATCGACTTGATCCTCGCGACGGACATGAAGACACATTTCGATTTCCTTAGCCGCTTCCGAAacaggcgccaggcgcctggGTTCAATTTCCATAAAGTACCCGAAGACCAATG GCTTGTGGCGGAGATCTGCATCCGCGCCTCTGATCTCGGACATGCGATGGTTGAGTGGGATCAGCACTTTGAGTGGGCGTCGCGCGTGGTGACAGAGTTTTATCTGCAGGGAGATCAGGAACGCCGCATGGGACTGCATATTTCGCCTCTTTGTGACCGAGAAGATCATTCTTCATTCGCCAAGTGCCAGCAAGGCTTCCTCGGCTACGTTGTTAAACCTCTGCTGCTCGAGTTGGCGGAGTGCGACCTTTCACAAAGGATCAC gCCACAGCTGACCACCAACATCGACCGAAACATGAAGCGATGGGAGGCATTCACGAACCAAGAAATCACTGTGGTTTTGTCAGCCGCAGCGATGAAATACGATATGAAGTACCAAGAGGTGGATGCAAGCGTGGATGTCAGCCTTCTCACGGCCAAAGACATTTCAGGGCTAGACAAATCCGAAGACGACAACAGTC AGGGGCCGAATGGCCATCACAAATCCTTAGACAATTTGAA ATCGTCGGAGTCAGATGGAGGCCCGAGGCGAGGTGCTAGCTCCAGCAGTGCTACCGACGACGATGACCGCACTCTGAAacttcagcagcagcttctgcagcagcagcaggactTTGAAATCCAGCAGCAGAACCTGATGAAACAGATCATCGAGCGGCAGGAACAAAACGCGGCTTTGGAAGAGCAGCTTGAACGTCACCGCTGCGAGCTGGCGAGGCAGCAATCAGAGATGCGGCGCCAAGAAAAGGCTATAGAACGCTTCAAGATGGAAGAGATGAAGGCACAGCCGTTCAACGAATCGAGCTTCTTGAAGCGGTTGTCGGGCAGTCGCAGGAAGACGATTATCGGGGCGATAACCGCGAATGGTCTTTTCGGCGACGCCGATGACGGAGAACTCGACAGCGAAGATGGGTTTTGA
- a CDS encoding transhydrogenase (encoded by transcript BESB_044650) — translation MPSWTEHTRHSEARQHFRVGISNFHAGPGDNGENIARPVEIIGGEFIAAVTFTGSLVAAAKLHELADPKALKIPGRHAINALTGSAVAVVGVVFCVTADPTTKLISMYTVIGLSLWLGFHLVASIGGADMPVVISMLNSYSGFATAASGFMLDNNLLIIAGSLIGSSGAILSYIMCRGMNRDLWSVIVGGWEEEGDEGLAGVQGAVREISADTIAEEALAAKRVLIVPGYGMAVSRCQSDVADIAQILLSRGVAVEFGIHPVAGRMPGHMNVLLAEADVPYRVVKEMSEVNKQMTEYDVVLVIGANDTVNPASLEPGTKIYGMPVLEVWKAKRVVVLKRSLAPGYAAIDNPLFFLDNTRMLFGNAKDTTAAIFACLSQRAAFVGKSDTYLDLESGAQALKEERRETPPTTWPSPKRSVGILRDANGHGTPLVPMAPRFVKRLRRQAFRVIVQEGAGKDAGFSDDGYRKAGAEIVPDADAVVQKSEIILKFSVPSEDTIRRMPRGKVLISHIFPGQNAPLLELMASKGLTVLAVDEVPRITRAQNIDVKSSMQGLQGYRAVIEAFNALPRLSKASITAAGRVDAAKVLVLGAGVAGLQAISTAHGLGAQVFAYDVRSPAQEEVESCGGTFLKVDIEEEGEVEGGYAREMGEAYERAQKQMLSKVIPNVDVIICTAAIHGKPSPKMISNDMLEAMRPGSVIIDLATEFGDRRSGWGGNVEGSPTDGETKIHGVTVIGRSQIETHMPAQASELLSMNMSNLLEELGGGDNFRIDLDDEVTKALCCVHEGRVAWSPPQPVPRRPPASSPRPSPRLVYAKEPSLLDQFVTSDVFFAMCLVFTAAFAGLLGVSLNTLELKQFTLFALALIVGYYSVWSVTPALHTPLMSVTNALSGVIIIGSMLEYGESIGSAPAVCALCATFLSSLNIAGGFYVTQRMLQMFQVA, via the exons ATGCCTTCGTGGACTGAGCACACCAGACACAGCGAAGCGCGGCAACATTTTAGG GTTGGCATCTCTAATTTTCACGCAGGGCCAGGCGACAACGGCGAGAACATCGCGCGGCCGGTGGAGATCATCGGCGGAGAGTTCATTGCAGCTGTTACTTTTACTGGCTCGC TAGTTGCTGCTGCTAAGCTTCATGAGCTGGCAGACCCGAAGGCGCTGAAGATCCCTGGCAGGCACGCGATCAATGCTCTCACAGGATCAGCGGTAGCGGTGGTTGGCGTTGTCTTCTGCGTGACCGCAGACCCCACGACGAAACTTATTAGCAT GTACACAGTGATCGGGCTGAGCCTGTGGCTTGGGTTCCATCTAGTAGCTTCCATAGGAGGCGCCGACATGCCAGTGGTCATCAGCATGCTGAATTCGTATTCGGGATTCGCCACGGCAGCGAG TGGTTTCATGCTGGACAACAACCTGCTCATTATTGCCGGATCCCTAATCGGGTCGTCGGGTGCGATCCTGTCCTATATAATGTG TCGCGGCATGAACCGCGACCTGTGGAGCGTGATCGTGGGAGGgtgggaagaagagggcgatGAAGGTCTAGCTGGAGTACAGGGTGCTGTACGGGAAATAAGTGCTGACACC ATAGCAGAGGAGGCTCTGGCGGCGAAAAGAGTACTCATTGTTCCTGGCTACGGCATGGCTGTGAGCCGATGCCAGTCCGACGTCGCCGATATTGCTCAG ATCTTGCTATCTCGGGGAGTGGCGGTGGAATTTGGTATCCATCCAGTCGCAGGAAGAATGCCAG GCCACATGAACGTCCTGCTTGCTGAGGCCGATGTTCCATACCGCGTCGTGAAAGAAATGTCGGAGGTTAACAAGCAGATGACGGAATACGATGTAGTTCTTGTTATTGGAGCGAATGATACCGTCAATCCAGCCTCATTGGAACCTGGCACAAAGATATACGGAATGCCGGTCCTGGAGGTCTGGAAGGCCAAACGTGTTGTCGTGCTGAAGAGGTCTCTTGCCCCAGGATATGCAGCAATTGACAACCCTCTGTTCTTCCTGGACAATACAAGAATGCTTTTCGGAAACGCGAAGGATACAACCGCCGCAATATTCGCTTGCTTGAGCCAG CGAGCAGCATTTGTTGGCAAAAGCGACACATATCTGGATCTCGAATCCGGGGCGCAAGCGCTGAAGGAAGAGCGACGGGAGACGCCACCTACAACGTGGCCAAGCCCGAAGAGATCGGTGGGCATCTTGAGGGATGCAAACGGGCACGGGACGCCATTGGTACCAATGGCGCCGCGTTTTGTCAAGCGGCTTCGGAGGCAGGCCTTCAG AGTTATCGTCCAGGAAGGAGCGGGGAAGGATGCAGGCTTCTCAGACGACGGTTATCGG AAAGCGGGCGCGGAGATTGTAcccgacgcagacgctgtGGTTCAGAAGAGTGAGATCATCCTGAAGTTTTCTGTCCCCTCAGAAGACACCATTCGTCGTATGCCCCGCGGGAAGGTCCTTATCAGCCACATTTTCCCAGGACA AAACGCACCTCTTCTCGAGCTAATGGCGTCTAAAGGCTTAACCG TCCTTGCCGTCGACGAAGTTCCAAGGATCACGAGAGCGCAGAACATTGACGTCAA GTCTTCAATGCAAGGCCTCCAG GGTTACCGGGCAGTGATCGAGGCGTTTAATGCGCTGCCTCGGCTTAGCAAAGCGTCAATTACTGCTGCTG GACGTGTTGACGCGGCAAAGGTTCTAGTGCTGGGAGCCGGCGTTGCAGGACTGCAGGCCATATCAACGGCTCACGGACTTGGAGCCCAGGTATTCGCTTACGACGTCCGGTCGCCGGCACAGGAGGAGGTCGAATCGTGCGGCGGAACGTTCCTTAAAGTAGACATT gaggaggaaggtGAAGTGGAAGGCGGTTACGCGAGGGAGATGGGCGAAGCATATGAGAGAGCACAAAAGCAGATGCTCTCGAAAGTGATTCCTAACGTCGATGTCATTATCTGCACTGCAGCCATTCACGGGAAGCCATCGCCGAAAATGATCTCGAATGATATGCTCGAGGCGATGCGGCCAGGATCAGTAATTATTGACCTGGCGACGGAATTTGGCGACAGGCGAAGCGGGTGGGGCGGAAACGTCGAGGGTTCCCCCACCGATGGAGAGACCAAAATACATGGGGTTACCGTTATCGGAAGAAGCCAGATAGAAACGCACAT GCCCGCACAAGCATCTGAACTTTTATCCATGAATATGTCGAATCTCCTTGAGGAGCTCGGTGGTGGAGACAACTTCCGGATCGATTTGGATGACGAGGTTACGAAAGCATTGTGCTGCGTGCACGAAGGAA GAGTTGCGTGgagtccgccgcagcccgtaccgcgccggccgcccgCATCATCGCCGCGGCCATCTCCTCGCTTAGTCTATGCGAAGGAACCTTCTTTGCTCGACCAGTTCGTTACGTCTGATGTCTTCTTTGCCATGTGTCTCGTCTTCACCGCTGCGTTCGCGGGACTTCTTGGCG TCTCTCTTAATACACTGGAGCTCAAGCAGTTTACGCTGTTCGCGCTGGCTCTGATAGTGGGATACTACAG TGTATGGTCTGTGACACCTGCGCTTCACACTCCGCTGATGAGTGTCACAAATGCG CTTTCGGGAGTCATCATAATCGGTTCAATGTTAG AATATGGGGAATCCATTGGTAGTGCACCCGCTGTTTGTGCACTATGCGCCACGTTTCTGTCGTCACTGAACATCGCCG GGGGATTTTACGTCACACAGCGCATGCTGCAGATGTTTCAAGTCGCATAA